One genomic region from Gossypium hirsutum isolate 1008001.06 chromosome D13, Gossypium_hirsutum_v2.1, whole genome shotgun sequence encodes:
- the LOC107919302 gene encoding uncharacterized protein, whose amino-acid sequence MSWIKLPGLPGYLYKRNILMEIGGMIEKVAKLDINIDNRARGHFAQMVVYINLNKPLVSQILVNGKAQKVEYEFLPMVCFQCGRYGHVKEACSFRKFDFDAKNESPQSGILSKNQNLDIDGMVEKGKSYGPWMLVERKSWRKVRDPPQMNADNLEKCKGGSRFKALIELDLNVGVSSSDKIEGIGNQQNKGEDIINGDHQKEETLRQSSGQLVSKMVDKGSPNELGFKDIIGLVRLNDAASGSYVGHVLTNRLAGGAHFRNGESRKNLKEPNKMLEFNGPLEALDGSLGIASEVRVGNLDPSKHTVVIFKENKEPKVDFKDERNIGLIVEKAVVHKNGTVIISEVGE is encoded by the exons ATGTCGTGGATCAAGCTTCCAGGTCTACCGGGATACCTATACAAACGAAACATTTTGATGGAAATAGGGGGAATGATCGAAAAAGTCGCGAAATTGGATATAAACATTGACAATAGAGCTAGAGGCCATTTTGCCCAAATGGTGGTCTATATCAACTTGAATAAGCCTCTGGTTTCTCAAATTCTGGTTAATGGTAAAGCACAAAAAGTTGAATATGAGTTTTTACCAATGGTTTGTTTTCAGTGTGGAAGATATGGTCATGTTAAAGAAGCGTGCTCCTTTAGGAAATTTGATTTCGACGCTAAAAATGAATCACCACAAAGTGGAATATTATCAAAAAATCAGAACCTGGACATTGACGGCATGGTGGAGAAAGGCAAATCATACGGGCCGTGGATGTTAGTAGAAAGGAAATCTTGGCGGAAGGTTAGGGATCCCCCACAAATGAATGCTGACAATCTGGAAAAGTGCAAGGGAGGGTCTCGGTTTAAAGCCTTGATAGAATTGGATCTAAATGTTGGTGTTTCTTCTAGTGATAAGATTGAGGGGATTGGGAATCAGCAAAATAAAGGTGAAGATATAATTAATGGGGACCACCAAAAAGAGGAGACCTTGAGGCAAAGCAGTGGTCAACTAGTAAGTAAAATGGTGGACAAAGGCTCACCTAACGAATTGGGCTTTAAAGATATTATTGGCTTAGTGAGATTAAACGATGCTGCTAGTGGGTCATATGTTGGGCATGTTTTGACTAACAGGTTGGCAGGTGGTGCTCATTTTAGAAATGGCGAGTCCAGAAAGAATTTAAAGGAGCCCAACAAGATGTTGGAATTTAACGGCCCACTTGAAG CATTAGATGGATCATTGGGTATTGCTTCGGAGGTGAGGGTTGGCAACCTTGATCCCAGCAAACATACAGTTGTGATTTTTAAGGAGAACAAGGAACCAAAAGTTGACTTTAAGGATGAAAGGAACATTGGTCTAATTGTGGAGAAGGCAGTGGTTCACAAGAATGGAACGGTGATAATTTCAGAGGTGggagaataa